From a single Vibrio toranzoniae genomic region:
- the hemH gene encoding ferrochelatase, whose translation MENNKKQGVLLVNLGTPDSATPAGVRRFLSEFLHDKRVVNLTRWLWCPILHGVILPIRSPKVAKLYQSVWMDEGSPLLVYSQRQAKKLQKKLEMPVALGMTYGNPSLKSGVEQLMEQGVEDIIVLPLYPQYSGTTTAAVSDGLTKAFKQMPVIPSYRFIRDYYAHPSYAKALAESVRSHWEQNGRADHLVCSFHGIPKRLADEGDIYPQHCEATTKLLAEELGLSEEDITMTYQSRFGREEWLKPYTDETLELLPSKGIKSIDIMAPAFSVDCLETLEEISDQCKDTFIEAGGADFSYIMCLNDRDSHIDMMAELVELHR comes from the coding sequence ATGGAAAATAATAAAAAGCAGGGCGTTTTACTGGTGAACTTAGGGACTCCAGATTCGGCGACCCCAGCTGGCGTTCGTCGATTTTTGAGTGAGTTCTTACATGACAAGCGGGTGGTTAACCTAACGCGTTGGCTTTGGTGTCCTATTTTGCACGGGGTGATTTTACCGATTCGCTCGCCTAAAGTGGCTAAGCTGTACCAGTCGGTCTGGATGGATGAAGGCTCACCACTGCTTGTGTACTCCCAAAGACAAGCTAAAAAACTCCAGAAAAAACTAGAGATGCCTGTTGCATTGGGTATGACCTATGGCAACCCAAGCCTAAAGTCGGGTGTTGAGCAGCTGATGGAGCAGGGCGTTGAAGATATCATCGTACTGCCTTTATATCCTCAGTATTCTGGAACAACCACAGCGGCTGTTTCTGATGGTTTAACCAAAGCGTTTAAGCAGATGCCAGTAATTCCAAGCTATCGCTTTATTCGTGATTATTACGCGCATCCTAGTTATGCTAAAGCACTGGCTGAAAGCGTTCGCAGCCATTGGGAGCAAAATGGCAGAGCCGATCACTTGGTTTGTTCGTTCCATGGTATTCCTAAGCGCTTAGCTGATGAAGGTGATATTTATCCTCAACATTGTGAAGCGACGACAAAACTGCTTGCTGAAGAGTTAGGCTTATCTGAGGAAGATATCACCATGACATATCAGTCGCGATTTGGTCGAGAAGAGTGGTTGAAGCCTTATACAGATGAAACGCTTGAGTTACTACCAAGTAAGGGCATTAAGAGTATCGATATTATGGCACCGGCGTTCTCTGTAGACTGCTTGGAAACATTGGAAGAAATTTCTGATCAGTGTAAAGATACCTTCATTGAAGCTGGTGGTGCGGACTTTAGTTATATTATGTGCCTTAACGACAGAGATTCGCACATCGATATGATGGCAGAGCTAGTGGAACTTCACCGTTAA
- a CDS encoding peptide MFS transporter: MPSNHNIFGHPRGLFLLFSTELWERFSYYAMRAILVLFLTDTTINGGLSWSTKDALDLYGIYTGLVYITPLIGGWIADNYLGQRKSILIGGLLMALGQFTLALPNGFIGLDQVNALYLGLALLISGNGMFKPNISTMVGDLYQEGDNRRDGAFTIFYMGINLGALLGGLISGVAVDSFGWKAGFLAAGIGMIISLIMQVTMAQSWLGNIGSVPAAARAKALNKSKEKDPLTKEEFDRLKVILIMGLFVIVFWAGFEQAGGLMNIYTQQYTDRMIGGFEVPAAWFQSLNPFFIITLAPFIAAFWVKLGKREPNSPVKFAMALFFLALGFVCMMGAVMEQGGDLTVKTSMLWLVGAFFFHTLGELCLSPIGLSLVTKLAPLRLASLMMGAWFGFNAVANYVAGLVGSHVGEFGAMAIFSGIAITATASGILLLLCAGKLVSWMHGVETNMTLDTESKADQSAETSVA; this comes from the coding sequence ATGCCAAGCAATCACAATATCTTTGGCCATCCTAGAGGCCTATTCCTACTTTTTAGCACAGAATTATGGGAACGTTTTTCCTATTACGCAATGCGTGCAATTCTGGTTTTATTTTTAACCGACACCACTATTAACGGTGGGCTCAGTTGGTCAACGAAAGACGCACTTGATCTCTACGGTATTTATACTGGCTTAGTCTACATTACACCCTTAATCGGTGGCTGGATTGCAGATAATTACTTAGGACAACGTAAATCGATCCTGATTGGCGGTTTATTAATGGCGCTAGGCCAATTTACACTTGCTCTACCCAATGGCTTTATTGGCTTAGACCAAGTAAATGCTCTTTACCTCGGTTTAGCTCTGCTTATCAGTGGTAACGGTATGTTTAAACCAAACATCTCGACCATGGTTGGTGACTTGTACCAAGAAGGCGACAACCGACGTGATGGTGCTTTCACTATTTTCTATATGGGCATCAACTTAGGCGCACTGCTTGGTGGATTAATTTCAGGTGTTGCAGTCGACTCTTTCGGCTGGAAAGCAGGCTTCCTAGCCGCTGGCATTGGTATGATTATTAGTTTGATCATGCAAGTGACTATGGCTCAATCGTGGTTAGGTAACATAGGTTCAGTGCCTGCTGCAGCTCGAGCAAAAGCCTTAAACAAATCTAAAGAAAAAGATCCACTCACCAAAGAAGAATTTGACAGACTAAAAGTGATTTTAATTATGGGTCTGTTCGTGATCGTTTTCTGGGCTGGCTTTGAACAAGCAGGTGGTCTGATGAACATCTACACTCAACAATATACTGACCGTATGATTGGTGGTTTTGAAGTACCTGCCGCGTGGTTCCAATCTCTAAACCCATTCTTCATCATTACTCTTGCGCCATTCATTGCCGCATTTTGGGTTAAGCTTGGTAAGCGTGAACCAAATTCCCCGGTGAAGTTTGCTATGGCTTTGTTCTTCTTAGCTTTGGGTTTCGTGTGCATGATGGGCGCGGTAATGGAACAAGGTGGTGACCTAACAGTGAAAACATCAATGTTATGGCTGGTGGGTGCTTTCTTCTTCCATACCCTTGGTGAGCTTTGTCTATCGCCCATTGGCCTGTCGTTGGTCACTAAGTTAGCTCCGCTTCGTTTAGCCTCTCTGATGATGGGCGCTTGGTTTGGCTTCAACGCGGTGGCAAACTACGTAGCAGGTCTGGTTGGTTCTCATGTAGGCGAGTTTGGTGCTATGGCAATCTTCAGTGGTATAGCGATTACCGCAACGGCTAGTGGCATATTATTGCTGCTGTGTGCTGGTAAACTTGTGTCATGGATGCATGGCGTAGAAACCAACATGACGCTTGACACAGAATCAAAAGCAGATCAGTCAGCAGAAACATCTGTCGCTTAA
- the rfaH gene encoding transcription/translation regulatory transformer protein RfaH yields the protein MKRWYLVYCKRGDQKRAQQHLENQGVECFYPQIEVEKSVRGKEKRVKEPLFPSYIFVRFDYEQGPSFTTVRSTRGVVDFIKLGARPHEVQGDIVFELKKFENCCSNEVKNCCVEFESGQVVTIQSGQFAGVEAIFDQKDGEARSIMLVKMISQVVPISIENEALQAHA from the coding sequence ATGAAACGTTGGTATTTAGTCTACTGTAAGCGTGGTGATCAAAAACGCGCACAGCAGCACTTGGAAAATCAAGGGGTAGAGTGCTTTTATCCCCAAATAGAAGTTGAAAAGTCAGTTCGAGGAAAAGAAAAACGAGTCAAAGAACCGTTATTCCCGTCTTATATCTTTGTTCGCTTTGACTACGAACAAGGCCCTAGTTTTACGACAGTTCGTTCAACCCGTGGTGTTGTTGATTTTATTAAGTTAGGTGCAAGGCCACATGAAGTCCAAGGTGACATAGTGTTTGAACTTAAAAAGTTCGAAAATTGTTGTAGTAACGAAGTTAAAAATTGTTGTGTTGAGTTTGAATCAGGACAAGTAGTGACAATTCAGAGTGGCCAGTTTGCTGGGGTTGAAGCTATTTTCGATCAGAAAGATGGTGAAGCTCGCTCTATTATGTTGGTAAAAATGATCAGCCAAGTGGTTCCGATCAGTATTGAGAACGAAGCACTACAAGCTCACGCATAA
- the asnB gene encoding asparagine synthase B, with protein sequence MCSVFGILDIKSDAAALRPIALEMSKKLRHRGPDWSGIYAGEKAILAHERLAIVGLNSGAQPLYSQDKKHILAVNGEIYNHKELRARYEDKYQFQTDSDCEVILALYQEMGAELLEELNGIFAFVLYDEDKDEYLVGRDHIGIIPLYQGYDEHGNYYVASEMKALVPVCKTISEFPPGSFYSSKDAEPQRYYIRDWNEYAAVQGNSTSKEELTEALEAAVKRQLMTDVPYGVLLSGGLDSSITSAVAKRFAAMRIEDDEQSEAWWPQLHSFAVGLEGAPDLIAAREVADKIGTVHHEMTYTIQEGLDAIRDVIYHIETYDVTTIRASTPMYLLARKIKAMGIKMVLSGEGADEIFGGYLYFHKAPNAKEFHEETVRKLLALSMFDCARANKSLAAWGVEGRVPFLDKDFIDVAMRLNPEDKMCGNGKMEKHILRECFEDYLPDSIAWRQKEQFSDGVGYDWIDTLKATAEAKVTDQQMEAAKFRFPYNTPTTKEGYAYREIFEELFPLDSAAECVPGGPSVACSSAKAIEWDESFKNCVDPSGRAVQTVHNDAYNA encoded by the coding sequence ATGTGTTCAGTATTTGGCATTCTCGACATTAAAAGTGATGCCGCAGCACTTCGCCCTATTGCTTTAGAAATGTCTAAAAAGCTTCGTCACCGCGGCCCTGATTGGTCTGGCATCTATGCTGGTGAGAAAGCCATCCTCGCTCATGAACGTTTAGCTATCGTTGGCCTTAACAGTGGTGCCCAGCCGCTATACAGCCAAGACAAAAAGCACATTCTTGCAGTAAACGGCGAAATCTATAACCACAAAGAACTTCGCGCACGCTATGAAGACAAGTACCAATTTCAGACGGATTCTGACTGTGAAGTAATTCTTGCCCTATACCAAGAAATGGGCGCAGAGCTATTAGAAGAACTTAACGGTATTTTTGCGTTCGTATTGTATGACGAAGACAAAGACGAGTACCTAGTGGGGCGTGACCACATCGGAATCATCCCGCTTTATCAAGGCTATGATGAGCACGGTAACTACTACGTCGCTTCTGAAATGAAAGCGCTAGTACCTGTATGTAAGACGATCAGTGAGTTCCCCCCTGGTAGCTTCTACTCTTCAAAAGATGCAGAACCTCAACGCTACTACATTCGCGATTGGAACGAATATGCTGCCGTTCAAGGTAACAGCACAAGCAAAGAAGAACTGACTGAGGCATTAGAAGCTGCCGTTAAGCGTCAACTAATGACTGACGTTCCCTACGGTGTACTTCTATCTGGTGGTCTTGATTCATCAATCACTTCAGCAGTCGCTAAACGTTTTGCTGCAATGCGTATCGAGGATGATGAACAATCTGAAGCTTGGTGGCCACAACTGCACTCATTCGCCGTTGGCCTAGAAGGCGCACCAGATCTTATCGCTGCTCGTGAAGTTGCGGACAAGATCGGGACTGTACACCATGAGATGACTTACACCATTCAGGAAGGCTTAGATGCCATCCGTGATGTTATCTATCACATCGAAACTTATGATGTAACGACAATTCGTGCATCAACGCCAATGTACTTGCTTGCTCGCAAGATCAAAGCAATGGGCATCAAAATGGTACTGTCTGGTGAAGGTGCTGATGAGATCTTTGGTGGTTATCTGTACTTCCATAAAGCGCCAAACGCGAAAGAGTTCCACGAAGAAACCGTTCGTAAACTGCTTGCTCTAAGCATGTTCGATTGTGCTCGTGCAAACAAATCATTGGCAGCATGGGGAGTTGAAGGCCGCGTACCATTCTTGGATAAAGATTTCATCGATGTAGCAATGCGTCTGAACCCTGAAGATAAGATGTGTGGTAACGGTAAGATGGAAAAACACATCCTACGTGAGTGTTTCGAGGATTACCTTCCAGACTCAATCGCTTGGCGTCAAAAAGAACAGTTCTCTGATGGTGTTGGCTACGATTGGATTGATACGTTGAAAGCAACAGCGGAAGCGAAAGTCACGGATCAACAAATGGAAGCTGCTAAGTTCCGCTTCCCTTACAACACGCCAACCACTAAAGAAGGTTACGCTTACCGCGAAATCTTTGAAGAGTTATTCCCTCTAGATTCAGCAGCAGAATGTGTACCCGGCGGCCCTTCAGTTGCTTGTTCATCAGCGAAAGCGATTGAGTGGGATGAGTCATTCAAAAACTGTGTCGACCCATCAGGCCGTGCAGTTCAAACCGTTCACAACGATGCTTACAACGCTTAA
- a CDS encoding cation:proton antiporter family protein has product MELILISTAFIAGFIALKCHLPPLVGFLVAGFGLYALGFQTNDTIITLADLGVTLLLFTIGLKLDIKTLLSKEIWAGATIHNLLSTLFFAAALFGFKLLGISSLAAMSMEQIVLLGFALSFSSTVFAVKSLQEKGEMNATYGTLAIGILVMQDIFAVVFLTASTGKIPEWYAIALFALPFLRPLFYKVLDWVGHGEMLVLFGIFFALVIGAGLFELVGMKPDLGALILGMLLAGHPKASELSKSLFNLKELFLICFFLNIGLSEQPTIQGFMLAVLFLLLLPVKGLLYFLVLNRFKFRVRTSLLASLSLFNYSEFGLIVGGLAFKMGWMSGDILVAVAIAVSLSFLIAAPLNRAGHKLYQQSRKWLKEHAAEKLHQRDQLIDPGRAQVLILGMGRIGTGAYDELRSRYGKVSLGVEVREDAAHNHRSHGRNVISGDATDPDFWERILDTANVKLVILAMPHHQGNQTAIEQLKSRNFKGQIAAIAEYPDQLETLKENGVDAAFNIYSEAGSGFARHVCEQLNPNINKI; this is encoded by the coding sequence ATGGAACTTATATTAATATCCACTGCGTTTATCGCAGGATTTATTGCTTTAAAATGTCACCTTCCCCCGTTAGTTGGCTTTCTGGTCGCAGGTTTTGGGCTCTATGCTCTAGGCTTTCAAACCAATGACACCATCATTACCTTAGCGGACCTCGGTGTCACGCTACTCCTGTTTACTATTGGCTTAAAGCTCGACATCAAAACCTTACTCTCTAAGGAAATCTGGGCAGGGGCAACAATCCACAATCTTTTATCGACTCTGTTTTTTGCAGCCGCCCTATTTGGTTTTAAGCTCTTAGGTATTTCATCGCTAGCTGCCATGTCGATGGAACAAATCGTTTTACTTGGCTTTGCCCTCTCTTTCTCTAGTACCGTATTCGCAGTTAAGTCCCTGCAAGAGAAAGGAGAAATGAATGCGACCTACGGAACATTAGCGATAGGTATTCTGGTGATGCAGGATATTTTTGCCGTGGTCTTTTTGACAGCATCTACAGGAAAAATTCCAGAGTGGTATGCCATCGCATTATTCGCTCTTCCATTCTTACGCCCTCTTTTCTACAAGGTACTTGATTGGGTTGGGCACGGTGAAATGTTAGTTCTGTTCGGCATTTTCTTTGCGTTAGTGATAGGCGCCGGCCTGTTCGAGCTTGTTGGCATGAAACCAGATCTAGGTGCCCTTATCCTAGGTATGTTACTAGCAGGCCACCCTAAAGCCTCAGAGCTATCAAAATCACTGTTTAACCTTAAAGAGCTTTTCCTTATTTGCTTCTTTTTGAACATTGGCTTATCCGAGCAACCAACCATTCAAGGATTTATGCTCGCTGTCCTATTCTTATTGTTGCTACCAGTCAAAGGTTTACTTTATTTCTTAGTACTCAACCGCTTTAAGTTCCGTGTTCGAACATCACTCCTCGCTTCTCTATCACTGTTTAACTACAGTGAGTTTGGCCTCATAGTCGGTGGCCTCGCTTTTAAAATGGGTTGGATGTCTGGTGACATCTTAGTGGCTGTGGCTATTGCCGTATCACTTTCGTTCTTAATCGCCGCTCCTCTAAATAGAGCTGGTCACAAACTTTATCAACAATCCAGAAAGTGGCTAAAAGAGCACGCCGCAGAGAAACTTCACCAACGAGACCAACTTATCGACCCTGGTCGTGCTCAAGTGCTTATCCTTGGCATGGGACGAATTGGTACCGGTGCCTACGACGAGCTACGTTCACGCTACGGTAAAGTCAGCTTAGGTGTGGAGGTGCGTGAAGATGCTGCGCACAACCACAGAAGCCACGGAAGAAACGTAATTTCTGGCGACGCAACTGACCCAGACTTTTGGGAACGAATTTTAGATACAGCCAATGTAAAACTGGTGATATTAGCGATGCCTCATCACCAAGGTAATCAAACCGCTATAGAACAATTGAAGTCGCGTAATTTTAAAGGTCAAATTGCAGCGATTGCCGAATATCCAGATCAACTAGAAACATTAAAAGAAAATGGCGTCGATGCGGCATTCAACATTTACAGTGAAGCTGGTAGTGGCTTTGCTCGGCATGTATGTGAACAATTAAACCCAAACATCAATAAAATCTAG
- the nagC gene encoding DNA-binding transcriptional regulator NagC produces MNGGQIGNVDLVKQLNSAAVYRLIDQQGPISRIQVADVSQLAPASVTKITRQLLERGLIKEVAQQASTGGRRAISLTTEVEPFHSIAVRLGRDYIQVSLHDLGGRELAFQQQDLDYSDQSDLTQGLLNNLKAFIAEHQPKIDQLIAIGITLPGLVNPTTGVVEYMPNTDIDNLALSDIIRDTFHVACFVGNDVRGMALAEHYFGASKDSQDSILVSVHRGTGAGIIVNGQVFLGHNRNVGEIGHIQIDPLGEQCQCGNFGCLETVAANPAIIERVQKLIKQGYKSSLTELEHITIQDVCDHAINGDELAKQSLVRVGNQLGKAIAMTINLFNPQKVIIAGDITKAQEVVFPAIKRNVENQSLTTFHSGLPIVASQIDKHPTMGAFAMIKRAMLNGVLLQKLLED; encoded by the coding sequence ATGAATGGCGGACAAATAGGTAACGTAGACTTAGTTAAACAACTAAACAGTGCGGCAGTATATAGACTAATAGACCAACAAGGGCCTATCAGTCGCATACAAGTGGCAGATGTAAGCCAACTCGCACCGGCAAGTGTTACAAAAATTACCCGCCAACTTTTAGAGCGCGGCCTAATTAAAGAGGTAGCGCAACAAGCGTCTACTGGCGGTAGGCGCGCTATTTCGCTAACTACAGAAGTAGAACCTTTCCATTCCATTGCTGTACGATTGGGGCGAGACTACATTCAAGTGAGCCTTCATGATCTAGGTGGTCGTGAATTGGCTTTTCAGCAGCAAGACCTTGATTATTCAGATCAGTCAGACCTGACCCAAGGTTTGCTCAACAACTTGAAGGCTTTCATTGCAGAACATCAACCAAAGATCGACCAACTGATTGCAATTGGTATCACTCTTCCAGGTTTGGTGAACCCTACGACAGGTGTCGTTGAGTATATGCCAAACACGGATATCGATAACCTAGCATTAAGCGACATTATTCGCGACACATTCCATGTGGCTTGCTTTGTTGGCAATGACGTTAGAGGAATGGCGCTTGCCGAACACTATTTCGGTGCAAGTAAAGACAGCCAAGATTCGATTTTAGTGAGCGTTCACCGTGGTACTGGAGCTGGCATTATCGTTAATGGCCAAGTCTTCCTTGGCCACAATCGTAACGTTGGGGAAATTGGCCATATCCAAATTGATCCCCTAGGTGAACAGTGTCAGTGTGGTAATTTCGGTTGTCTTGAAACAGTAGCTGCGAACCCTGCGATTATTGAACGAGTACAGAAACTGATTAAGCAAGGCTATAAGTCTTCTTTAACAGAACTTGAACATATTACTATTCAAGATGTTTGTGACCATGCTATCAACGGTGACGAACTGGCCAAGCAGAGCTTAGTTCGCGTAGGGAACCAATTAGGTAAGGCTATCGCAATGACGATTAACTTATTTAACCCTCAAAAAGTGATCATTGCCGGTGACATTACGAAGGCACAAGAGGTTGTTTTCCCTGCAATTAAGCGCAATGTAGAGAATCAGTCTTTAACGACTTTCCATAGCGGCTTACCTATTGTAGCATCGCAGATCGACAAACATCCTACGATGGGAGCTTTTGCCATGATTAAGCGCGCTATGCTCAACGGCGTGTTACTTCAAAAGCTACTCGAAGACTAA
- the nagA gene encoding N-acetylglucosamine-6-phosphate deacetylase has protein sequence MYALSNCKIYTGSDVLTDHAVVIENQLIKKVCPISELPEYIEVRDLDGANLSPGFIDLQLNGCGGVMLNDEITANTMQIMHEANLKSGCTSFLPTLITSSDEDMRAVIKAAREYHNQYQNQSLGLHLEGPYLNVAKKGIHSVDHIRKSDSDMIELICENSDLVAKVTLAPELNDPEHIERLHKAGVVVSIGHTNATYAEARQGFESGITFATHLFNAMTPMVGREPGVVGAIYDTPEVYAGIIADGFHVDYANIRIAHKIKGEKLVLVTDATAPAGANMEYFIFVGKKVYYRDGKCVDENGTLGGSALTMIEAVQNTVEHAGIALDEALRMATLYPATAIGVESKLGRIKKGMVANLAVFDRDFNVKATVVNGQYEHN, from the coding sequence ATGTACGCGCTAAGTAACTGTAAAATTTACACAGGTAGTGATGTTCTAACCGATCATGCTGTTGTAATCGAAAACCAACTGATCAAAAAAGTATGCCCTATCTCTGAACTGCCAGAATACATCGAGGTTCGCGACCTAGATGGAGCAAATCTAAGCCCAGGTTTCATTGACCTACAATTAAATGGGTGTGGCGGTGTCATGCTTAACGATGAGATCACTGCAAACACCATGCAGATCATGCACGAGGCAAACCTTAAATCTGGCTGTACTAGCTTCCTACCAACGCTTATCACCTCTTCAGACGAAGATATGCGTGCGGTTATTAAGGCAGCTCGCGAATACCACAACCAGTATCAGAATCAATCTTTAGGTCTACACCTTGAAGGTCCTTACCTAAACGTTGCTAAGAAAGGCATTCACAGCGTCGATCACATTCGTAAATCCGATAGCGATATGATTGAGCTTATCTGTGAGAACAGCGACCTTGTTGCAAAAGTAACACTAGCTCCCGAGCTTAACGACCCTGAACATATCGAACGTCTACACAAAGCTGGCGTAGTAGTTTCTATCGGTCACACCAACGCAACTTACGCAGAAGCGCGTCAAGGTTTTGAATCAGGTATTACCTTCGCGACTCACCTATTCAACGCGATGACTCCGATGGTTGGCCGTGAGCCAGGCGTTGTTGGTGCGATTTACGATACCCCTGAGGTTTATGCCGGTATTATTGCTGACGGCTTCCACGTTGATTACGCAAACATCCGAATTGCGCATAAAATCAAGGGAGAAAAGTTGGTATTAGTGACGGATGCCACAGCTCCTGCAGGTGCTAACATGGAATACTTTATTTTTGTCGGTAAGAAAGTATATTACCGTGATGGTAAGTGTGTTGATGAAAATGGCACACTGGGCGGCTCAGCTCTGACTATGATTGAAGCAGTTCAGAATACAGTTGAGCACGCTGGTATCGCTTTAGACGAAGCTCTCCGCATGGCTACGCTATACCCAGCTACAGCTATTGGTGTAGAAAGTAAGCTAGGTCGAATCAAAAAAGGCATGGTTGCAAACCTCGCTGTATTTGACCGAGACTTTAACGTTAAAGCGACTGTTGTTAACGGACAATACGAGCATAATTAA
- the nagE gene encoding N-acetylglucosamine-specific PTS transporter subunit IIBC → MNILGYAQKLGKALMLPIATLPIAALLLRLGQPDLLDIAFMASAGNAIFSQLPLLFGLGIAIGLSKDGNGAAGLAGAVAYFVLTATATNIDASVNMSFFGGIFAGIIAGHSYNAFHATRLPEWLAFFSGKRLVPIMAGLFALVAGAIFGVVWPAVQSGLDALAHAVSTSGAIGQFVYGTLNRALIPVGLHHVLNSYFWFGMGTCQEIVVAGQGAFANITQLCVDPALAKTLVVGQEHTFTFANSVMPEITTVVKEVTETVKSGDLNRFFGGDKGAGVFMNGFFPVMMFGLPGAALAMYLAAPAEKRSQVGGALFSVAFCSFLTGITEPLEFMFVFLAPALYAMHAVFTGLSLVVANMFGTLHGFGFSAGLIDFVLNWGLATKPFVLLLIGLGFGALYFFTFSFAIRAFNLKSPGREDDDEAVAAPAGDAPKGDLARQYLKALGGHDNLTSIDACITRLRLTLKDRSVADEVVLKKLGAKGVVKLGENNLQVILGPLAEIVAGEMKAISEGEDLSGVKLP, encoded by the coding sequence GTGAATATTTTAGGATACGCACAGAAGCTAGGTAAGGCATTAATGCTACCTATCGCAACACTTCCGATTGCGGCATTGCTATTACGTCTGGGGCAACCCGATTTACTAGATATCGCATTCATGGCATCTGCTGGTAACGCAATCTTCAGCCAACTACCATTGTTGTTTGGTTTGGGGATAGCTATCGGTCTGTCTAAAGATGGTAACGGCGCAGCAGGTCTTGCTGGCGCAGTTGCTTACTTTGTATTGACGGCAACAGCAACAAACATCGATGCAAGTGTGAATATGTCATTCTTCGGCGGTATCTTCGCAGGTATCATCGCAGGTCACTCTTACAACGCTTTTCATGCAACACGCCTTCCTGAGTGGCTAGCATTCTTCTCTGGCAAACGTTTAGTTCCTATCATGGCTGGTCTATTTGCTTTGGTTGCTGGTGCTATCTTTGGTGTTGTATGGCCTGCCGTTCAGTCTGGTCTAGACGCACTGGCTCACGCGGTATCAACGTCTGGCGCTATCGGCCAATTCGTTTATGGTACGCTTAACCGTGCACTTATCCCTGTAGGTCTACACCACGTATTGAACTCATACTTCTGGTTCGGTATGGGTACATGTCAAGAAATCGTTGTTGCTGGTCAAGGCGCATTCGCTAACATCACTCAACTCTGTGTTGACCCTGCACTTGCTAAAACTCTAGTTGTTGGCCAAGAGCACACATTCACATTCGCTAACTCTGTAATGCCAGAAATCACTACTGTAGTTAAAGAAGTGACTGAAACTGTTAAATCTGGCGACCTAAACCGTTTCTTCGGTGGCGATAAAGGCGCAGGCGTATTCATGAACGGTTTCTTCCCAGTAATGATGTTCGGTCTGCCAGGTGCTGCGCTTGCAATGTACCTAGCTGCTCCTGCTGAAAAACGTAGTCAAGTGGGTGGCGCACTGTTCTCAGTTGCATTCTGTTCATTCCTAACTGGTATTACAGAGCCGCTAGAATTCATGTTCGTATTCTTAGCTCCAGCTCTATACGCAATGCACGCAGTATTTACTGGTCTGTCTCTAGTCGTTGCTAACATGTTTGGTACTCTGCACGGTTTCGGTTTCTCTGCTGGTCTAATCGACTTCGTATTGAACTGGGGTCTAGCAACTAAACCATTCGTACTACTATTAATCGGTCTAGGCTTCGGTGCTCTATACTTCTTCACTTTCTCTTTCGCAATCCGCGCTTTCAACTTGAAATCGCCAGGTCGTGAAGATGATGACGAAGCGGTAGCTGCTCCGGCGGGTGACGCACCAAAAGGCGACCTTGCTCGTCAATACCTGAAAGCTCTAGGCGGCCACGATAATTTAACGTCAATCGACGCTTGTATTACACGTCTACGTCTAACTCTTAAAGACCGCTCTGTTGCAGATGAAGTTGTTCTTAAGAAATTAGGTGCTAAAGGTGTGGTTAAACTAGGTGAAAACAACCTACAGGTTATCCTAGGGCCACTAGCTGAAATTGTCGCTGGCGAAATGAAAGCTATCAGCGAAGGTGAAGACCTATCTGGTGTAAAACTTCCATAG